A stretch of the Duncaniella dubosii genome encodes the following:
- a CDS encoding DUF3450 domain-containing protein, giving the protein MAANLQERINKIEAKAALMVERYGLMRDALADAHKRIDELEAVIVRQKRELQERDRQIEYLKVASVLTPDHRDVEATRAVLAELVREIDKCINQLSL; this is encoded by the coding sequence ATGGCTGCAAACCTTCAGGAACGAATAAATAAAATCGAGGCCAAAGCAGCCCTGATGGTCGAACGCTACGGCCTCATGCGCGATGCTCTTGCCGACGCACATAAGCGGATTGACGAGCTTGAGGCTGTGATTGTCCGGCAGAAACGGGAACTTCAGGAGCGTGACCGCCAGATTGAATATCTGAAAGTGGCGTCCGTGCTCACTCCCGACCATCGCGATGTCGAGGCCACACGTGCCGTGCTTGCTGAATTAGTGCGCGAAATCGACAAGTGCATCAACCAGTTAA
- a CDS encoding S41 family peptidase, whose translation MKKLTLLAALLVAISVIAPAATRSKKSEISRNLDIFNALYKELQTFYVDSIDAEKSINTAIAAMLNDIDPYTEYFSAKEQDQFRTMTTGEYGGIGSVIQQTPKGVVVVEPYKGSPAQQAGLRPGDIFLQIDGDTVSSWTSDKVSEKLKGQSGSTLKLVMKRPWVEDSILNFELKRGKIQMPSVPYVGMIRPGIGYVGLTTFSEKSYPEVRAGVEQLIKDGAKGLILDLRGNGGGLVESAVEILGMFLPKGTTVLTTRGKGVLNEKVYRTSVNPVDTKIPLAVLVDGSSASASEIVTGALQDLDRAVVIGNRSFGKGLVQSTRELPYDGLLKVTVAKYYIPSGRLIQAIDYSHRNPDGTVARIPDSLTSVFKTAGGREVRDGGGITPDIKIEYPEVNRMTFNVVRDNWAFDFANKYAAEHDTVASPETFEVTDEIYEQFKNFIDPAKFNYDKVCENAIEQLREIAKVEGI comes from the coding sequence ATGAAAAAGCTAACACTCCTTGCCGCGCTGCTCGTCGCTATAAGTGTTATTGCTCCTGCAGCAACGCGGAGCAAAAAAAGCGAGATATCGCGCAACCTCGACATTTTTAATGCCCTCTATAAGGAATTGCAGACTTTTTATGTCGATTCGATTGATGCCGAAAAGTCAATCAATACCGCTATTGCAGCGATGTTGAACGACATTGACCCTTATACAGAATATTTTTCTGCCAAGGAGCAGGATCAGTTCCGCACCATGACCACCGGAGAATACGGAGGCATAGGCTCTGTAATCCAGCAGACACCCAAAGGTGTCGTTGTCGTCGAACCATACAAAGGAAGTCCGGCACAGCAGGCCGGTCTGCGTCCTGGCGACATCTTTCTACAGATTGACGGCGATACTGTCAGCAGCTGGACATCTGACAAAGTGAGCGAAAAACTCAAAGGTCAGAGCGGTTCTACACTGAAACTTGTCATGAAACGCCCGTGGGTGGAAGATTCGATTCTAAATTTCGAACTCAAACGAGGTAAGATTCAGATGCCTTCCGTTCCATACGTAGGCATGATACGTCCCGGCATCGGATACGTAGGTCTCACCACATTCTCAGAAAAAAGTTATCCTGAAGTACGCGCCGGAGTGGAGCAACTAATCAAGGATGGAGCCAAAGGTCTCATTCTTGACCTTCGCGGAAATGGAGGCGGCCTCGTGGAAAGTGCCGTTGAAATACTCGGCATGTTTCTGCCGAAAGGCACAACTGTCTTGACCACTCGCGGAAAAGGCGTTCTCAACGAAAAGGTTTATCGCACGAGTGTAAATCCTGTCGACACAAAGATTCCACTGGCAGTGCTTGTCGACGGCAGTTCGGCATCGGCGTCTGAAATTGTGACCGGCGCATTGCAGGATCTTGACCGCGCTGTGGTAATCGGAAACCGCTCATTTGGCAAAGGACTCGTACAGAGCACACGCGAACTCCCCTACGACGGTCTTCTTAAAGTGACCGTAGCGAAATATTATATTCCTTCCGGCCGTCTCATACAGGCTATCGACTATTCACACCGCAACCCGGACGGCACGGTGGCCCGTATACCCGACAGCCTTACAAGCGTGTTTAAAACCGCAGGTGGCCGCGAAGTCCGCGACGGTGGCGGCATAACCCCGGATATCAAGATTGAATATCCCGAAGTCAACAGAATGACATTTAACGTCGTCCGCGACAACTGGGCCTTTGATTTTGCAAATAAGTATGCTGCTGAACACGATACCGTAGCCTCTCCTGAAACATTTGAAGTGACCGACGAAATCTATGAACAATTTAAAAACTTCATTGATCCGGCCAAATTCAATTACGATAAAGTGTGCGAGAACGCTATCGAACAGCTACGCGAAATAGCAAAAGTCGAGGGTATATGA
- a CDS encoding Wzz/FepE/Etk N-terminal domain-containing protein, producing MSNENDALVRTDHDEEEIDLLEIAAKLWKSRRTIFTYAGIAAIVGLVVAFSIPKEYTTTIKLAPELSGNNTGGAGKLGSLAAMAGINLNSASAGADAVMPPLYPDVLSSGPFLVGLFDVPVTESKTDSTYTVYSYIEDHTSGTWWGYLFGLPLKAVGGIVSFFRDEDEEEGGDGTTNPFRLTKDQQEVKEALAERIVCSYDEETGVNTISVTMQNPLVSALLADTVAAHLQAFITDYRTSKARQDLAYANQLNEEARKDYYDAQQRLADYLDRNQGLSLHSAQVTRERLTNEANLAFSLFNQTSQQLQMAKAKVQETTPVYATVEPATVPIKPSKPSKPMILIGFVFLGAVMACAKILFSDTINSVKKIITQ from the coding sequence ATGAGCAATGAAAATGATGCGCTTGTTCGCACCGATCACGACGAAGAAGAAATAGATCTCCTTGAAATCGCCGCGAAATTGTGGAAATCACGTCGTACGATCTTCACGTATGCCGGTATTGCTGCCATTGTCGGACTTGTCGTAGCGTTCAGCATTCCCAAAGAATACACAACGACCATAAAGCTTGCGCCCGAACTTAGCGGAAATAATACCGGAGGCGCAGGCAAGCTTGGATCTCTGGCAGCAATGGCTGGTATCAACCTCAACAGCGCAAGCGCCGGAGCAGATGCCGTAATGCCTCCGCTCTACCCTGATGTGCTGTCTTCAGGTCCATTTCTCGTAGGTCTTTTTGATGTACCCGTGACAGAAAGCAAGACCGATTCCACCTATACAGTATATTCCTATATAGAAGACCATACTTCCGGCACATGGTGGGGCTATCTTTTCGGATTGCCACTCAAAGCCGTCGGTGGAATAGTCTCATTCTTCCGCGATGAAGATGAAGAAGAAGGCGGCGACGGGACAACCAACCCCTTCCGTCTCACAAAAGATCAGCAGGAAGTCAAAGAAGCGCTGGCAGAACGCATCGTGTGTTCTTATGATGAAGAGACCGGTGTGAATACAATTTCGGTAACCATGCAGAATCCGCTTGTTTCCGCTCTGCTTGCCGACACTGTGGCAGCCCACCTTCAGGCATTCATCACGGACTATCGAACATCAAAGGCCCGTCAGGACCTCGCATATGCCAACCAGCTCAACGAGGAGGCCCGCAAGGATTACTATGACGCTCAGCAGCGTCTTGCTGACTATCTTGACCGCAACCAAGGACTCAGCCTACATTCGGCTCAGGTTACCCGCGAACGCCTCACGAATGAAGCCAACCTTGCGTTCAGCCTGTTCAACCAGACATCACAGCAGCTTCAGATGGCCAAAGCCAAGGTGCAGGAAACGACACCGGTTTATGCTACAGTCGAACCGGCCACAGTCCCCATCAAACCTTCAAAGCCGTCAAAGCCTATGATTCTTATCGGCTTCGTATTCCTCGGAGCAGTCATGGCCTGCGCCAAGATACTCTTCTCCGACACCATTAATTCGGTAAAGAAAATCATCACGCAATAA
- a CDS encoding SLBB domain-containing protein, which produces MKIKPFLFTLLLLAGAMSASAAMTDDQVVQYVKAQMALGKSEQQIGHELVAKGVTPEQVKRLKAKYDAGTLETGDQPVTAGEGRSRAQRTTGETSVVFEDVIQNPEANEVEPASVSKIFGHNVFNSRNLTFEPNENVATPQDYRLGPGDEVVIDIWGVSEDHLRSTISPEGSIMIAQLGPIYLNGMTINQANDHIRSAFSSKYSGVDNEATDIAVTLGQMRTIQVNIMGEVSTPGTYRLSPFSTVFHALYNAGGINDIGSLRNVEVRRNGRKVADVDIYDFLFNGNQKGNIRLQEGDIIMVPPYTQLVNVTGNVKRPMFYELKPSETLGNAIEFAGGFSGDAYTEMVRVARQSGKEKELYNIAQAEYDSYRLNDGDIVTVGTILDRYSNQVELRGAAMRPGLFSLGSGISTIRDLIRSADGLAEDAYTSRAMLYREAPDLTLVAESVDLGAILNGTAPDVTLKRNDVLIISSVREIFDRGGFSIRGSVANPGTYPYAENTSIEDLILTAGGLLEGASYAKVDVSRRIVDPMSVTSDAQIARTYTFSLKDGLLLGDDNEFVLQPYDIVEVRRSPNYVPQQFIEIAGEVTFAGGYVLQERNERISSFIKRAGGLTPEAYVRGANLMRKMTEEEKAARDETLRLARGSAGEDSISIGKLQVSDYYSVGIDLEKALANPGSDDDIVLRADDRLFVPGQISTVKISGDVMVPNTVTYKPGLKIKDYINLAGGYGDRANKKRAFIVYMNGMVARAKKNTPIEPGCQIIIPSKPDKQAFDWTKALAIASTLGSLGTMSAAVATMFK; this is translated from the coding sequence ATGAAAATCAAACCTTTTCTTTTTACGTTGCTTCTGCTGGCCGGAGCTATGTCTGCTTCGGCGGCTATGACCGACGACCAAGTAGTTCAATATGTCAAGGCACAAATGGCCCTCGGCAAATCAGAGCAACAGATTGGGCACGAACTCGTTGCCAAAGGTGTCACACCCGAGCAGGTGAAACGCCTCAAAGCCAAGTATGACGCCGGCACCCTTGAGACCGGCGACCAGCCTGTGACCGCCGGCGAAGGACGCTCGCGCGCGCAGCGTACCACCGGCGAGACAAGCGTTGTATTCGAGGATGTAATCCAGAATCCCGAAGCAAACGAAGTAGAGCCGGCCAGCGTCAGCAAAATTTTCGGCCACAATGTGTTCAATTCAAGAAACCTCACTTTTGAGCCGAACGAAAACGTCGCCACTCCGCAGGACTACCGCCTCGGCCCCGGCGACGAGGTCGTGATTGACATCTGGGGTGTCAGCGAAGACCACCTCCGCAGCACTATTTCACCTGAAGGAAGCATCATGATTGCCCAGCTTGGCCCGATCTATCTGAACGGAATGACAATCAATCAGGCAAACGACCATATCCGCTCGGCATTCTCATCGAAATATTCAGGAGTCGACAACGAAGCGACAGATATCGCCGTGACACTTGGTCAGATGCGAACCATTCAGGTAAACATCATGGGTGAAGTATCCACCCCGGGCACATATCGCCTCTCTCCGTTCTCAACCGTATTCCATGCGCTCTACAATGCCGGCGGCATCAACGACATCGGTTCACTCCGTAACGTGGAAGTACGCCGAAACGGCCGCAAGGTTGCCGATGTCGACATCTATGACTTCCTGTTCAACGGCAATCAGAAAGGCAACATCCGCCTGCAGGAAGGCGACATCATCATGGTTCCGCCCTATACCCAGCTCGTAAACGTGACCGGCAATGTCAAGCGCCCGATGTTCTATGAGTTGAAGCCGTCTGAAACTCTTGGAAACGCGATCGAATTTGCCGGAGGCTTCTCAGGCGACGCTTACACAGAAATGGTACGCGTGGCACGACAGTCAGGAAAAGAAAAAGAACTTTACAACATCGCACAAGCCGAATATGACAGCTACCGTCTCAACGACGGTGACATCGTAACTGTCGGAACTATCCTTGACCGCTACAGCAATCAGGTAGAACTCCGTGGTGCGGCCATGCGCCCCGGCCTCTTCTCACTCGGCTCAGGCATTTCTACAATCCGCGACCTTATCCGCAGCGCCGACGGTCTTGCCGAAGACGCATACACCTCACGCGCGATGCTTTACCGCGAAGCTCCGGATCTGACTCTCGTTGCAGAATCCGTTGACCTCGGAGCTATTCTTAACGGCACAGCCCCCGACGTGACCCTTAAGCGCAACGACGTACTTATCATCTCAAGCGTAAGAGAAATCTTCGACCGCGGAGGATTCTCAATCCGAGGCAGCGTAGCAAACCCCGGCACATATCCTTATGCTGAAAACACCTCTATCGAAGACCTCATTCTTACAGCCGGCGGTCTTCTCGAAGGCGCATCTTATGCCAAAGTCGATGTTTCACGCCGTATTGTCGATCCCATGTCGGTTACATCTGACGCCCAGATCGCCCGTACATATACATTCTCACTTAAAGACGGACTTCTCCTTGGCGACGACAACGAATTCGTTCTCCAGCCTTACGACATCGTTGAAGTGCGCCGCAGCCCCAACTATGTTCCGCAGCAGTTCATCGAAATAGCAGGCGAAGTGACATTTGCCGGCGGATATGTGCTTCAGGAACGCAACGAACGCATCAGCAGCTTTATAAAGCGTGCCGGCGGTCTCACTCCCGAGGCTTATGTGCGTGGAGCAAACCTCATGCGCAAAATGACCGAAGAAGAAAAAGCGGCCCGCGACGAGACACTGCGCCTTGCAAGAGGCTCGGCCGGTGAAGACTCTATCTCAATCGGCAAACTTCAGGTTTCGGATTATTATTCTGTCGGTATCGACCTTGAAAAGGCTCTTGCCAACCCTGGTAGCGACGATGACATCGTACTCCGCGCCGATGACCGCCTGTTTGTTCCGGGACAGATAAGCACAGTTAAAATTTCAGGCGACGTGATGGTTCCCAATACCGTAACCTACAAGCCGGGTCTGAAGATAAAAGATTATATCAATCTCGCCGGTGGCTATGGCGACCGCGCCAACAAGAAAAGAGCTTTCATCGTATACATGAACGGCATGGTGGCACGAGCAAAAAAGAATACGCCAATCGAGCCCGGATGCCAGATTATCATTCCGTCAAAACCCGACAAACAGGCATTCGACTGGACAAAGGCTCTTGCAATCGCATCGACACTCGGTTCGCTCGGTACAATGAGCGCGGCAGTCGCAACTATGTTTAAATAA
- a CDS encoding M23 family metallopeptidase, protein MNLNLQSSLLLITLAATPVASADIVVFGNDTVVTDTIPLQPSDLDKIISAMTESVRQQDTQVLNTTLDYMGSLFDAGFIGFNKAGALFSKGKAPEGDVHINVSEFVMPARGPITSVFGPRKRKSKRKTIRMHRGIDIGIKKGDIIRAAFPGYVATTGYDKRGYGYYIIMSHPNGLQTLYAHLDSITVVPTTTLKAGDPIAIGGSSGNSTGPHLHFETRYCALPINPEDIINFPAGKIHSATYIFNKEKLLRDQAAAVESVSKAQ, encoded by the coding sequence GTGAACTTGAATCTTCAATCTTCACTATTACTTATCACGCTCGCAGCCACACCGGTTGCGAGCGCTGATATTGTAGTATTTGGGAATGACACCGTCGTTACCGACACCATCCCTCTCCAGCCGTCAGATTTAGACAAAATAATCTCAGCCATGACCGAATCTGTCAGGCAGCAAGACACACAAGTTCTGAATACGACCCTCGACTACATGGGAAGCCTTTTTGATGCAGGATTCATAGGCTTCAATAAGGCCGGAGCTCTGTTCAGCAAAGGAAAAGCTCCGGAGGGAGATGTACATATAAACGTAAGCGAATTCGTCATGCCGGCAAGAGGTCCTATCACATCCGTTTTCGGACCTCGCAAACGCAAATCAAAGCGCAAGACCATCCGCATGCACAGAGGCATTGATATCGGCATCAAGAAAGGAGATATCATACGCGCCGCATTTCCGGGATATGTCGCCACTACAGGCTACGATAAACGTGGATATGGCTATTATATCATAATGAGCCATCCAAATGGATTGCAGACATTATATGCGCACCTCGACTCCATAACTGTTGTTCCCACGACCACACTTAAAGCCGGAGACCCGATAGCTATCGGCGGATCAAGCGGAAATTCAACAGGACCACATCTCCATTTCGAAACCCGTTATTGCGCTCTGCCGATCAACCCGGAAGATATAATCAATTTTCCGGCCGGCAAAATACATAGCGCCACATATATTTTTAATAAAGAAAAATTACTTCGCGACCAGGCTGCAGCCGTTGAATCTGTATCTAAGGCTCAATAA